The following is a genomic window from Coriobacteriaceae bacterium.
TCGGCCCTGGTGGCGGTACCGTCCGCCACCATCTGCTCGAGCGAGCCGGTGGTGTAGGCGATGGGCGAGAATGTGAGCTCCGCGGCCTCACCGTCGCCGGAGGCCCGGTTGGACGCGGTCGCGACCACGTTGCCATGCGCATCGCGGACGGAGAACGAGAACTCGCCCGCCGCCGCGGCGCGACCCGTCAGCGTCTTGGTGGCGTTGATTGCCGCGCCGCCCTCGCCGCCGAGCGTGCCGGTGGCCTCGTAGGAGTTCTGGAACGCGACCGTCACGGGCGCGGGCAGCGCCGTGGCGTCATCGGCCGTCGAGACCTCGCTGCGGGCGACCTCGACACCGTCCTTGACGACCGTGGTCGTGACCGTGAGCTTGCCCGTCGCGGCGTCGTAGGCGGGCGCGACGGTAACCGTGCGCGGCGCGGCGTCGTTGGCGTAGCCGTCGCCGCCGAGCTTGGTCTCGGTGACGGTGAAGCTGTAGGTCTTGCCCGCGTCGGCATCGGTGAACTTCACATCGCCCGTTGCGGCGGCGCCGATGAGGTCAATGAAGTCGGCCGCACCGTCACCTGCCGCGGCAACGGCATAGGCGTCCTTGCCGGTCTTGAGGCCGAGCTTAGCGGCCGTCTCGTCGTCGGCGGTCACGGTGAAGGCGAACTGCCCCGCCTCCATGGCGCGGCCGGAGAGCGTCTTGGACAGGCGCACGCCCGCGCGGGCAGAGTAGTCGAGCCCGGTCGTGTAGGTGTTGACGAAGTCGCCGCCGCTCGCCTGCGCGATCGCGGGCGTCGAGGCCGTGAGGTTGCCGGAGCCGTCGTCGGTCACGGTCACCGTCATCGTGGCGTCATGGCCGTCGTAGGTCACGCCGGCGATGGCAGAGCCGTCATCGGGCCTGGCCTCGCTCACCGTGTAGGTGAAGGTCTTGGCGCGCACGCGCTTGCCGCCGACCTCCGCGAACCCGGCATCCTTGAGGTCGTCGAGCGTGTAGCGGATGGAGCCAAAGTCGAAGGCGACCCTATCGCCCGCCTTGGTCCCGGCGGCGGCCGTCACGCTGACGGTCTTGGAGCCGTCAGAGGAGCCCTCGGGCATGGGCGCGTCGTCCTCGCCCGTGAGCGTGAACTGGAAGCTGTCGCCCTCCGCCCAGTCGCGGCCCTTGAGCGTCTTGGTGAAGAGCCCCGCGGTGGAGACGTCCCTGCCCTCGGTGGCCGTTCCGTACGTGTTGGTGAACGCGACGGTCGCGCCGTCCTCGGTCACGGCGCCTTCGGCCTTGGAGCCGTCAGCCCCGTTAACAGCAGTCGTGTAGCCGTCGGCCGCATCCTCGGTCACGGTGTAGCTTGCGCCCACGGGCAGGCCGGTGATGGTCTTCTCCTCGCCGTGCTTGAGCGTGAAGGTCGCCCTGCCGTCCGTGAACGTCACGGCGTGCTCGCCCTCGCCGAAGGTGCCAGAGACGGGCTCGCCGTCCCCGTCGGTCAGCGTGACCGTGAAGCCGAACTCGCGCTGGCTGTCGCCGCCGACGACCGTCTTCTTGACAGTGAGGGCGCCGGTCTTAGCGGTGTTGGTAAAGACTGCCGCCTCGGCCGCGCGTTCAACAGCGCTGCCGGCATCGTCGGTCAGCTGCGCAATCTTAGTCTTGGCAGACAGTTTACCGGCACCGTCGTCAGCCACCGTGACGGTGGCACGATAGGTTGCCTTTGAGAAGGTGAGCGCCGTCTCGTCACCCGCCTGCTCGGCAATCACATAGGTATAGGTGCCGGGCTTGGTGTACTCGATAGTGCCGAAGTTGCCGACCTGAACGTCTTTGCTCAGCGCAATCGTCGACACACCGTCCTTGGCATTCTTGGGCATGGGCGCCTCGCCCTCGGCAGACAGCGTCATGGTAAAGGCATCCGACGTCGTCCAATTGCGTCCGGAGATCTTCTTTTGCACCTTAAAGGCGTTCTCCACCTTCGTGGACTCCACGCTATAGACATTGGTAAAGCCCACCTGCGTTGCCTGTCCGACGGTGCCCTTCTGGGTGTTCGCCTTATCGGCAACTGCAAAGCCGTCCTCGCTCGTCATGAGGTTACCCTTGGAGTCGAGCTCCTGCACCTCGTAGTGCGCGCCCACGGGCACGGTAACCGTCACGGAGCCACCGGCCTTAAGCGCGATGGTGTCACCGCTCTTGATCTGTCCGCTTACATAGGTGCCGTTGGTACCGCTGGGACGGCCGGCATACGCAAAGCTACCGGTCAGAGGCGTTGCACCATCGGCCTGGTAGAGCAGCACCTTAAAGGTGAATGCCTTGTTGGGCGCGGTAATGCCCTCGGCGGCCGTGACCGTCTTGCTCAGCGTCAGGCGGCCGTCAGAGACCTCATCGCTGGTGGTGTTGGTCTTAACGGCGGGGTTGTTGCCGACCGTCACCGACGCCTGGTTGGAGATGTCGCCCGAAGCGCCGCCGCTCTTAAACGCGTCCTCGGTCACGCGGACCTTAAACTGAACCGTGCCCTCCTTGCCGGCGGGAACGTCCGTCAGCGTCCAGGTGAGGTTGCCGTCGCTGTCCTTGGAGCCGACATCCTTATGGTCACCCGCGAACTCCACGAACTCGGTCCCCGCGGGAACAGTATCGGAGATCGTCACCGTGGCCGGCTTGTTCTCGGTGTTCTTGTAGCCGATGGTATAGGTGAGCTCATCGCCCAACTTGACGCCCGATCCCTTCGAATCCTGAGCGTCGCTCTCGGACTTCTTGGGCACGTAGTTGGTCGTGGTGCCGGTATAGCTCTTGTTGCCAACCGTAATAGTGGCGGCGTTTTTGACGGTGCCGACAGCGCCCTGGGCATCCTCCACGGCGTCCTCGGTAATCTTGACGCGCACGCGCACCGAACCGTGGCTGCCCGCGGGTTGCTTACCCAGGTCCCAAGTAAGCGACTGTCCGCTCGCGGCGCCCTTATCGGCACACTCGCCCTCAAAGGCCTCGAACACAACGCCGGCAGGAAGCTTGTCGGTCACGGTCACGTTGGCCGGAACCAAGTTGCCATTGGCATCGGCCTCGGTGTTGACCCAGTTAATGGTGTAGACGTAGGAGTCGCCCACGGAGAGCAACTGCCCGTCGATGTCCACATCGGGCTTCGCAACCGTGCCGATCGTCTTGACCTTATCGCGTGTGTTGTGGAAGACGATCTTGCCGTTCTCGGTACCATTGCGATAGGTCACCTTGGACGTAAGCTTGCCGTTGTTGTTATCGGTCACCTCGAGCAGCACGCGGCACGTCGCGGACGTGTCCACGGGACGCACGCCCTCGGGCAGGTTGGCCAAGCGCTCTTTTGCCACCAGGTTAAAGCTGTAGGTAGTGGTGTGGTCGGCATTGTGTTGCTTGGTGGCAACACCATCCTTCACAGCGCCAGCAAGGTCAATCGTCAGCTCATGGGATCCGCCGAGAGCGCCGCCAAGCTTAAAGTTAACCTTGCCGAAGTCGACCGTGGCGATACCGTTATCGCTCGCCTGGGTCTTACCCTCATCCATCTTTTCGAGCGAGCCATCGGTCTTCTCGGCATACAGGTCAAACGTATACTGACCCGCCTCAATCTTGTCGCCGGAGTCCATTACCTTCTCGGCAGCAAGACCGTCGAATGTTCCGGTCGCGATGTAGCTGTTGGTAAAGGACACCTGGGCCTTGGCGGTACCGCTCTCGGAGCTAAAGGTATTCGCATCGCGGGGCTCTTCAACGTCGTTGGCGTCATAGTGCTTGACCGTGGTCACGGTATAGAGCGAACCGTTATCGCGCTTCTTAACCGCAATCTCTACCTTCCAATAGGTGGAGTCGTATGTATCCTTGATTATCAACTTCATCCGAACACCTCCCATATTCATCCGTACATGTACGGATGAATATGGGAATCCGATACCCTGAGGGCCGGGCCGGCCGGCCCCGGGAGATCGGAGGACGGCATGTCCGGAAAGAGGAAGAAGGGTCCCGAGAAGGCGGCCCCGAGGGCCTACGGCAGGCTCACCAGGCACGAGCGGGACACGGTCCAGAGGATGCTGGAACGCGGGGCCTCGTGCAGGGAGATCGCGAGGGAGCTGGGCAGGTCGCCCTCGACGGTGAGCGCCGAGGTGGCGTCGCACAGGTTCGTGACGGCGCCGAAGGCCAGGCGCGGCGAGCGCGTGGACGGCTCGGCCGACCTGTCGGCGGCCTGCCCGCGCCTGGCCGCGTGGCCGCGCTGCTGCAACGGCTGCGGCCGCTACCGCGCGGTGGGCTGCAAGCGCCGCCCGCACGTCTTCTACGAGGCCCGCGCCGCGCAGCTGTGCGCCGACTCGGTGCTCGTCTCGTCCAGGCGCGGGATCGATGCCGACGAGCCGGCCGCGGCGGCCAGGCTGGAGGCCATAAGGGGCTGCCTGCGCCGGGGGCTGTCCCCCGAGCAGATGGCGGCGTGCAACGGCGGGCCGGTGGACCTGTCGCCGTCGACCATCTACCGCTGGGTCGCGGCGGGCTACGACGGCATGACCAACATGGAGCTCAGGCGCAAGGTCGGCTACAGGCCGCGCAAGCGCGCCGCCGGCCGGGCGGCCACGCGCCACTCCGCCCGCAGGTCGCACGCCGCGTTCCTCGCCCTCGGGGAGGACGCGTGCGCCGCGGCCTGGGAGATGGACACCGTCGAGGGCGCCAGGGAGGACTCGGCCTGCCTGCTCACGCTGCTCCACCGCCCCAGCAGGCTCCAGCTGGCGCTCCTGCTCGAGGCGAAGGACTCGGCGAGCGTGGAGGCGGCGCTGGAGGGCGTGCGCTCGGTGCTGGGCGCCGACGGCATGGGGAGGGTCTTCCGCGCCGTGCTCACCGACAACGGCGCGGAGTTCTCCGACGAGGGCGCGATCGCGGCGCTCCTCGGCGAGGGGCCGGGCGAGACGAGGCTGTTCTACTGCGACCCCAGGCGCAGCGACCAGAAGGGCGCCTGCGAGCGAAACCACGTCGAGATAAGGAAGCTGCTTCCCAAGGGCGCGTGCCTCAGGTTCGACCGGCTCGCCCCGGCGGACCTGGCGCTGGCCATGTCGCACGTGAACTCCGAGCCCCGCGGCGCGCTCGGCTTCTCGACGCCCGCCCGCGCCTTCAGGGCGATGCTCGGCGGCGACGCGGCGGCGCTGCTGGACGCCTACGGCGTGGAGGAGGTGCCCATCGGCGAACTCGACCTGACGCCGGGCCTCATCGAGAGGGCGCGCGCCGAGAGGGGCGATGCCCCGCTGGCCTAGTCTGAAGGCAAAACGGAATAGACGGACCGACCGTCCGGCTGAGTCTGGGAAGAGGTGCCGGGCGGAGGGCGGAGCATGGCCACCGGACCCATCGAAACACATCTCCACCGTTCCTTCAACTGGGAAAACGGCGCCCCCGGGGCCCGTGAGGGGCCTCGGGGGCGTTCGGCTAGCTGCGGGAACGGCCTATCCGCTCAATGTGTTCGGCTGAGATCGGAAATCAACCGAGTCGTATGTATAGCCGCCCCTACCGCCGCCATTCTCGACAATCTTGTAGGCAAACGTCTTGTCCGCATCGCCCGTCGCGAAGGTCAGGCCGCCCAAAATACCGGTGTGGGACGTGCCATCGGCCTGCGGTTCATCGTTCGTAACGGTGAGCTTACCCTCATCCGCGCGCAGCAGCTTGTTGAGCTTTTCGATTGAAGCATCGTCTTCGCCCGTCACCGTAAAGCCAAACATGCCGGCATGCAGATCGTGCCCGTTAAGCGTCTTGACGATCTCCAAACCGCCCTGGAGCTCGTAGCTCGTTGAAGTTTGGTAACTATTGGTAAAGATGAAGCCTTCCGAGCCGGTCGTGCCATCGGCACGCGCTACAAGTTTGCCGCCCTCATCGGTTACGGTGACCGTCACGGTATAGACGTGCTGGTCATACTTCCACTCGCCAAGACCGCTGTTCGCAGCCACCTCGTTAATAGCGAACTTATACGTGCCCGGCTTGTTGAAGGTGAGCTTCGAGAAGTCAAGCTGGTAGTGCTCCCCGTCCTTGAGGCCCTCCTTCGTTTGCTTCTTCTCAGCGTAGCCGTTCTCCGCACTCATCGAAGAGCCGGTGATGAGCTTGCCGTCGATAGCAGCCTTGGTGACATCATCGGCCGCGGTCATGGCAAAGGTAAACTTGTCCGGAGCATTGGCACCGGCAACCACCTTGGTCACGGACGGAGTATAGGTTGCTGCCTCGGCGACCGTATAGGTGTTCTTGAATTTGACCGTCGCGACACCGGTAGACGTCGCATCCGACGGGTAGATCCACTGGCCCTCGAGCTCGTCCTTGCCATCGACCTGCTTGCTTACCGATGTCGTGACCCTAAGCGTGCCGTCGCCGTTATCCGCTACGACGGCCCTAACCGTATGGACCGTCTCGTCGTACGTATAGCCCGTCGCTTTGTCGTCAATCTCGCTCACCGTATAGGTGAACGTCTTGCCGGCATCATCCTGAGTGAAGGTCAGCCCGCCCGCAGGTACCAAACTTACGGTCTTGGGAGCGTTGGCCTCGACATTTGCGGTCTCAAAGACCTTGTCATTCGTGGAAATGCCAACCTTGCTGGCAGACGTCTCGTCAGCAGGCTTGACGATATAACGGAACGTGCTCTTAGGCGAGCCAAAAATGGTCGCGTCCTTGGGATACGTCAACGTCTTCTCGATCTGCAAACCGCCATTGGCGCCATAGTCGAGACTTGCCGTGTAACGGTTCACAAACGAGACAGCAGGCGTCGTGGCGCCGGTCTCACTTGCATCGTACTGCTGCACGTAAGTATGCGAATCTTGCTTGAGCTCGACGATCTTTTCGTCCGTCAGCGCGCTCGCGTCGGCGCCGTCGCCCAGCAGCTCCGTCACACCCGCACCCTTGAGCACGGTCGTCACGGTGTAGAGCTTAGCGGGGTCGTCCTTGCGTGCTAGAACCTTAACGAGCACGATGGCATCGCCGGTGTAGCCGGTGTCATAGGTGTAGCCGGCAGCAGTAGCAGGCTGGTTCTCGTGGATGCGATAGGCAAACGTATGGCCCAGATCCTGCTCCGTGAGTTTACGGGCAAAGAGCTTCTCCGCCCCACTCGCGCCCACCACGGCGCCGGACACGCCGGCCTTCGCCGCCTTGTTGGACAGGTTGGCCTCGGCGCCATCGACCGACGTCTGGACGCCGTTGTACCAAAGGCCCGTCACGGCAAAGGTAAACTGGCCCGCGGTAGAGGCGCGGCCCTCAAGGGTCTTGCTCACCGTCACGCCGCCAAAAGTGCCCGACGCATGGTATGCGTTGGTAAAGGCGGCCTTGTCGGTTATGTCCTTATCCGTATCGGAGGCACCGGTGTTGGCGTAGCTCACGCTCGACACGTGCAGCTTGCCCGTGTGGTTGCCCGACTCGTTCAGATCGGTCACCACAACGGTCGCGCGTGCGGTGTGCTTGTCCATGGACATGCCCGCCTGGCCATCCTGCGCGGCATTCTCGGTGATATTGAAGCTAAAGGTGCCTGCGCGGTTGAACGTCACGGTCGGGGCGGCTTCGGTGCCAAAGGAGAACGATGCCACGCGTCCCGACTCGGGCGCGCCGGCGACAGCCTGGTTGACGTTAACGGCAACGGCCCCGTCCTTTACCGCTTGCGCGGTGGTCTTGCTCAAACCGGTCGCGCCGGCATCGTCCGTAGCGGCAGCGAGGTTAAAGGTATAGCTCTCGCCCTGGTTCCAGTCGCGACCGCTCACAGTCTTTTGGCCCTGCAGGGTCGCGCTCGTGGGCTCCACGCTATATATATTGGTAAAGGACGGTGTGGCGTTGTTGTCCAGTTTCTCTACCGAGCCGTCCTCTGCGGCCTTGTAGTACTCAACCGAAGTCTGGATGCCGGCACCCTTCTCGGCGTTGCGTACTACGGCGTAATAAACCGATCCGTCGTAGGTCATACCCGCGACGCTGCCGGGATTCTCAGCGAACTTGTAAACGTAAGCGCGTCCCGCATCCGGCTTGGCGGTATAGGAGATCGCCGGCCAGGTCACCGCGCCATCATCGGCGTTGTTGCCCACGGTCGCAGTGTTGCCCTCGGTACCCTGAGGCATGGGGGCCTTGATGCTCGGTACGACCGTCTTGGGGTCGAACGCTGCGTCGTCGTCCGCATAGCCGCCCATACCCTCAAGCGTAAAGCTAAAGGTATTCTGGGCAAGCAGGAAGGTCCCGGCGTTGTCGGTTAGGCTCTTTTGAGCATGGATGGTGATGTTCCTCTCATGCTCGTCGTAGCGGTTGGTGAAGATCGCGTCGGCAACCTCTGTCTTGGTGTCGTCGCCCGCGTCGTTGCGCTCCTGCGTCATCTTCACGCTCTTAACGACAAGAGCACCAGCTTGGTTGTCCTCCACCACGACCTCCGCTTTATAGCGGGCGGCGGAGTAGCTTATGCCGTCTGCCCCGGCATCGGAACCGGGGATAACCTCCGAGATGGTATAGGTGTACGTGCCGGGCTTGACATAGGTGATGTCGCCAAACGTTGCCGTCTTATAGGTGATGTCGCCAACCGTTTGCGTCTGGGCATTCTTGGTAAGCTCGACCGTCGACACCTTGCTCTTGGCGCCCTTGGGCATGGGGACGCCGTCCTCGGCCGCAAGCTGCACGATAAAGGTATCGCCATCGGCCCAATTGCGGCCCTCGAGCACCTTCTTGGCGCTTAGGCCATTCTTTACGAGGTTGACACTGTAGTTGTTGGTGAACTCTAGCTTGTTGCTCGCGGGAATCTTTCCGTCCTCGAGCGCGACGATCTTGCCCGTGATAGTGTTACCGGTTCCGGACTGCTCCTCGCCGCCGGCCTTGCGGCTCACGAGGCTAAAGCCAGCCGGAAGCACCGACTCGCCGGCAGAGCCGGTCACAGTGTTAACGATGCTCGCCAGCACATTGCCACTGGACTCCTCGCCCTTGGTGGTGAGCTCGCTCACGCTGTAGCTGTCGTCCTTCTTAAGGTCGTAAACGCGAATGGTCTCGCCGGCCTTGATGGAATGGGTGTCGCCGTTCTTAAGCGTAAAGGAGTTGCCCATGGACTTGCCATTCGCATCGAATACGCGTGCCTCATAGCCCTCCTCGGAATCCGGCAGGGTGAACTTAAACGTAAACGTCAGATCGTTGCCGTTCGCATCCTTGGTGGGCGCGGTAAGGCCATTGTCCGCCGTCACGGTCTTAGTCACTTGCAGGCGTGCCACGCGACGATCGGTATACTGCACGGCCGTTGCCGTGGTAAAGAGATGATTGAGCTGAAGCGTGCCCAGATCGGTACGCGTCTTGGAAGCATCTCCTATATATGTTGAGTCATCTTCTTGGTACAGGGCCATGCGGTTGATGCCCGTATCGGCATAGATAATTGCCAACTGTCCGTTGCGCGGGCCGCCGTCCTCGACATAGCGCAAGACCGACTTGGTTCTCTGCGTCGTCTTGTCGTAGCGCATGTGCATCATTTTATCTGCAAGTGAGGGCGTCACGCCCTCGGCGGTGTTCTCTTGACCCCACGTCAGATTTCCGCTTGCGTCAACGGTCGCGCTCTGCAATTTGCCCTTGATATGCGTAAGGGTGTTATCGATAGCGTCGGGGGAGCCGAACTGTGCCAAGGATGCAATCAGCGAGCCCGGGCCGCTCATGCTGCGCACACCGTCGTCCGTATCGCCGGCGTCCACGTACACGCCCGAATCATCCACGATCACCTTGGTAATCGTGTTGTTAATCTCATAGCCATCCGGGCCTACAGACTCTCGCAGGTAGTAGACCCCCTTGATAAGGGGCGCGTGATTTGCCGAATCGATCGGGAAGCATGCGGCGCCCTTGATCTCATACGGGTAGCTCATGCCGTTCGCCTGCACGGTGTCATACGGCGTGGCACCGGACTTGATGGCATACGTGCTGGGACTATCGCCGGCAACGTCCTTGGCCTGGTACAGCTCAAACGTCGCGCCGTTCACGGGCTTGCCCAGGTCGTCAACCTTCTGCACAAACAGACGGTTCTGAACATTGGTGAGGTGGATCACCGTAGAAAACTGACTGTTTATCGTTTGATATTGGACCATAGAGGTGTTGTCGATGGTTGCCCCCGCCAGAGACGATGCCGTGGTGTGATACACCGCCACGGTATATTCCGCCTTCGACTTGTCCGTCATCATGGCGGCGTACTTCTCGATATCTCCGGGCAGCGACCTGACCGTCACCACGTAGTCGCCCTTGGTATCAACATCAAAGACACTCGTGTCCGCCGATTTGGCAGCCTCGACCGCACCGGCAATGCCGTGCGCGGAGCACAGCTTATAGCCATTGAGCGGGTTGCCCGTGACCGCCGTCCACGCGTCTTCGCTTGTGTGGTCCTCGCTCGCACCGGTGAGCTTGAGTACGACGGCAAACGTCGTACCCGAACTAATGGCGTTGCCTTTATTGTCTTGCGTATCTTTATCTAGGGAAATAGTCTCCTTAGCGGCCAGATAGCCGCCGTTCAGCCACATGCGGCTACCCGTCCATGACTTGCCGTCGGCCGTGGTGACCGTCGTCTGCGGTGCAACCACCACACCACCCGAGCCACTCGCCGCAGCTTGCTTATACTGCAGGTGCAGCTCACCTGGCGTTGCAGTGGTCGACGAGGTCAGGCTCGAGCGGTATCCCTCGGGCAGGCCTGTCTCTTTGAGTACAAAGTAGTCGCAATGATTGGTGTTGTGCTCTTCGTCAAACGAGAGGACGGAGCCGTTCGACTTTTGAAGTATCAGCTGACCCCCGTCTTTCGTCGTGCCCTGAGCGACGAGCTCACCCTTATTCCAGTCGGCATCTGGTCCATCGGACCGGTACAGCTTGAAGGTTGCGCCATTGACTGCCTCGCCGTTTTGGTCGACCTTCGCGACCTCGGACGACGGCAGGGTGGTGAGGTTGAACTTAAGCGACATGTTCGATGCGCCCGCGCCACGCTCCAGGTAGAAGAAGCTCAGCGTGTGCTTGGTGCTGTCGCAGAAGGTGTTGTCGCGGAAGTTGGTGGTATCTGCGCCGGCGGCTTTGAACATTGCTTTGATGGTAGTATCCGGAAAATACTTTGGTGAACCATTTGCGCCATCAATATGTCCAACGCGCACCACACCAGTAGCGAAGTTAATATCAAGCGTCGCCTTCTCGTGGATGCCACCCAGATCGCCCACGAGCACGCCGTCGATATAGACCCAGACGTCATCGTCACCCGAGAACTTAAAGATCATGTCATTGTTATCGGTGGTCTTGCCACCCGCAGGCTGGACGAACTCCGTGGTCATGGACATGCCAAAGTGGTGGTTGAGCTTATCGTTCGTTCCGTCCGTTATTCCTATAGGAGAGAGCCGGCCGTTCCTCTCTTCAAAAACCTTGTCAGCCGAGTCAAAGGGGAAGAACTGACCCCGATTCGCATCCGACACGCTGTCCTTATATACGCCCGCCTTATCGTAGACGTCAAAGGAGTTAGTCGTGAAGTTATACACAGCATAGTTGCCGTCAGAGCCGTACGAATCGTAAACGTAATAGCCATCCTTGAGCTGGAAAAGGCCTTGTACGTTGTTGTGAACGGCCTTGCCGTCCTGCTTGCCATTTGCCTGGCTGTCGTTATTAAAGAGATAATCGAGCGACTCGTCTTTGTACGTACCGTGCGTGTTATACGAGGTGTAGGTGCCAGCATTGATCGACGGATAGCCCTTTATCAGTGTGTTCTTCACAAACGAAAGACGTCCAAAGCCGCCAATAACACTTTTTCCCGTCCATTTATTAATGCCCGATCCGGCACCGCCATTGAACTTGAGCTGATGGTCTTTATTGATGCCGGTGTTGTCATTCTTGTTGTCGTTGTTTATGTTCTTCGAGCTGTCGTTGTCGCCGTTCACGACCCAGTAGTCGAACAGATTGACCGTAGTGCCGGTGGGATTCACCGTCTGCACGGTATGGTTGCTAAAAGGAACCGCTTGATCGGCCGACGCACTCGTCG
Proteins encoded in this region:
- a CDS encoding SpaA isopeptide-forming pilin-related protein, with the protein product MLKPFGKKTNTAKRALRVLAVPLAACALMFGATSASADQAVPFSNHTVQTVNPTGTTVNLFDYWVVNGDNDSSKNINNDNKNDNTGINKDHQLKFNGGAGSGINKWTGKSVIGGFGRLSFVKNTLIKGYPSINAGTYTSYNTHGTYKDESLDYLFNNDSQANGKQDGKAVHNNVQGLFQLKDGYYVYDSYGSDGNYAVYNFTTNSFDVYDKAGVYKDSVSDANRGQFFPFDSADKVFEERNGRLSPIGITDGTNDKLNHHFGMSMTTEFVQPAGGKTTDNNDMIFKFSGDDDVWVYIDGVLVGDLGGIHEKATLDINFATGVVRVGHIDGANGSPKYFPDTTIKAMFKAAGADTTNFRDNTFCDSTKHTLSFFYLERGAGASNMSLKFNLTTLPSSEVAKVDQNGEAVNGATFKLYRSDGPDADWNKGELVAQGTTKDGGQLILQKSNGSVLSFDEEHNTNHCDYFVLKETGLPEGYRSSLTSSTTATPGELHLQYKQAAASGSGGVVVAPQTTVTTADGKSWTGSRMWLNGGYLAAKETISLDKDTQDNKGNAISSGTTFAVVLKLTGASEDHTSEDAWTAVTGNPLNGYKLCSAHGIAGAVEAAKSADTSVFDVDTKGDYVVTVRSLPGDIEKYAAMMTDKSKAEYTVAVYHTTASSLAGATIDNTSMVQYQTINSQFSTVIHLTNVQNRLFVQKVDDLGKPVNGATFELYQAKDVAGDSPSTYAIKSGATPYDTVQANGMSYPYEIKGAACFPIDSANHAPLIKGVYYLRESVGPDGYEINNTITKVIVDDSGVYVDAGDTDDGVRSMSGPGSLIASLAQFGSPDAIDNTLTHIKGKLQSATVDASGNLTWGQENTAEGVTPSLADKMMHMRYDKTTQRTKSVLRYVEDGGPRNGQLAIIYADTGINRMALYQEDDSTYIGDASKTRTDLGTLQLNHLFTTATAVQYTDRRVARLQVTKTVTADNGLTAPTKDANGNDLTFTFKFTLPDSEEGYEARVFDANGKSMGNSFTLKNGDTHSIKAGETIRVYDLKKDDSYSVSELTTKGEESSGNVLASIVNTVTGSAGESVLPAGFSLVSRKAGGEEQSGTGNTITGKIVALEDGKIPASNKLEFTNNYSVNLVKNGLSAKKVLEGRNWADGDTFIVQLAAEDGVPMPKGAKSKVSTVELTKNAQTQTVGDITYKTATFGDITYVKPGTYTYTISEVIPGSDAGADGISYSAARYKAEVVVEDNQAGALVVKSVKMTQERNDAGDDTKTEVADAIFTNRYDEHERNITIHAQKSLTDNAGTFLLAQNTFSFTLEGMGGYADDDAAFDPKTVVPSIKAPMPQGTEGNTATVGNNADDGAVTWPAISYTAKPDAGRAYVYKFAENPGSVAGMTYDGSVYYAVVRNAEKGAGIQTSVEYYKAAEDGSVEKLDNNATPSFTNIYSVEPTSATLQGQKTVSGRDWNQGESYTFNLAAATDDAGATGLSKTTAQAVKDGAVAVNVNQAVAGAPESGRVASFSFGTEAAPTVTFNRAGTFSFNITENAAQDGQAGMSMDKHTARATVVVTDLNESGNHTGKLHVSSVSYANTGASDTDKDITDKAAFTNAYHASGTFGGVTVSKTLEGRASTAGQFTFAVTGLWYNGVQTSVDGAEANLSNKAAKAGVSGAVVGASGAEKLFARKLTEQDLGHTFAYRIHENQPATAAGYTYDTGYTGDAIVLVKVLARKDDPAKLYTVTTVLKGAGVTELLGDGADASALTDEKIVELKQDSHTYVQQYDASETGATTPAVSFVNRYTASLDYGANGGLQIEKTLTYPKDATIFGSPKSTFRYIVKPADETSASKVGISTNDKVFETANVEANAPKTVSLVPAGGLTFTQDDAGKTFTYTVSEIDDKATGYTYDETVHTVRAVVADNGDGTLRVTTSVSKQVDGKDELEGQWIYPSDATSTGVATVKFKNTYTVAEAATYTPSVTKVVAGANAPDKFTFAMTAADDVTKAAIDGKLITGSSMSAENGYAEKKQTKEGLKDGEHYQLDFSKLTFNKPGTYKFAINEVAANSGLGEWKYDQHVYTVTVTVTDEGGKLVARADGTTGSEGFIFTNSYQTSTSYELQGGLEIVKTLNGHDLHAGMFGFTVTGEDDASIEKLNKLLRADEGKLTVTNDEPQADGTSHTGILGGLTFATGDADKTFAYKIVENGGGRGGYTYDSVDFRSQPNTLSG